AGGCCCACCATCGACGATTTTAATTGCGACGCCAATGCCTCGGCTGCGTACGCCGATGCACTGGACGGCTTCCGCCCCTCCCTTTGACACCCACTTTTCCTTGCCCTCCTTCGTCAAGGCGAGATCAAGGCGCTTTGTTCCTGACACCATCTCTGGATATGCGGACATGGCACTGTAAATGACACTATGTGCATGCCCGTAAGCGCGATCCGTTCGCTGATCAGCCAACCGTGCGTAGGCATACGCCACATCTCTCAGGGGAAGGGCGAAGTTCGGTACGCCGCAACCATCAACACCTATCTCCATCGCCGACGGCGCAACTTCTGAATAATGCGAGACCGCGCTCCAGATAAGCTGTTGGACAGGATGAGACAGCTCGACGTAGCCGTTGATGGGCGTGCCGTTGAGTTTGCAAAGTGCCAGCATGCCCGCATGTTTGCCTGAGCAATTGTTATGCAGCGCGGTGAAGACAGCGTCGCCCGGCGGTTGCTTTCCCCGTGCTTCATAGTGAAGGGGCGTATGGATACCGCACTTGAGATCCTTTGCACTGCAACCGACCTTCTTCAAAATACTCTCAACAGCTTTTACGTGCCGCGGTTCACCCGAATGACTGCTACAAATCACTGCAATCTCTCTGCGTGTCAGTTGTAGTGCTCCGAATCCTTCATGAGCAACAAGTGGCACAGCTTGAAAAGGTTTGCACGCCGAACGCGTGAATGTTAACCAGTCTGAGCTCCCCGCACGATGGATCAGGTTACCGTGACGATCCACCACGGCAACGGACCCGTAATGCACGCTTTCTGTGGCTTCACCACGAGTGACAACCGCCAACGGCACGTGCTTTGAAACCTCAGGGTCTAAGGATTTCCTCAGCATGTATTCTGACCACTTAGCGCTGCTGCGAGCCAGGCTCAGGCACTTTCATGTCCAGCCATTGATAGAGATCCATCACATGCCGCGCGTTCGCACCCAGATCGCCCTTGCCTACCCGGGAGCTTGATCGGACATACACGGCACTTTTACCATCGGGACGGGGCTGCACGCGTATCACGACATCGTCCTTGAATCGCCAGAGCCGCGTCACCACCATCGCATTAATCGTCTTGGTCCTGGGACTCACACTCAAAACTTTCCAGCCGAGTGCATCAATTGCTCCAACCACTAGTCCGTACATCGCGTCCGCGTTCATCGCATAGGAGCGCAGGCGTAATTCGGGAAGGATATTGTGTTCCGTGGTCTCGGCGACATTCGTCGTCATGTAAGTGAAAAGCCGGTCTCTCAAGCCCGGCGGCACGGACAACGGCAAGCGATTGGCGATCAGACCGCCCACAACAAGCAGGACGCCGACCAATCCTACCGATACAGCGACGTACATCAACAGCTTAAACATACGGATACGCTAGTCACCGACCTCTCAATGGCTGGATCACTCACTGTGAGCCTGCGGATGATAGCAACCATAAAGGAGCCTCATTGTCCATCTACGCTATCCATCGACCAAGATGCTAGGATAATAGAAGACCTTCCGGCCATGAAAACCGCACCAAACACGCCAATTTTTATCAAGGCAATTACCGTCGACCTTGACGGTACGCTCTGGGATAACGAGCCTGTGCTGGCTAACGCCGACTGTCAATTGCACGACTGGTTCAAGGCACATTACCCGTTACTAGCTGAGAAGTTTTCAATTGAAAACCTCCGTGCGCTCCGCGATGACCTTGCAGACGGTGATCCCCGGCTCCGTTATGACATGACGGCGCTTCGGAAAGCAACCCTTCGGATCGCAGTCGAGGAGGCCGGTTACGGAGCGGGCGTGGCCGAGGAAGCATACAGCATATTCATGAGTCACAGGAACCAGGTGGAGCTGTACGATGACGTGCTCCCGGTGTTGGAGCGCCTCAGCACCTCTTATACGCTCTGTTCACTCACCAATGGCAATGCCGACGTCGACGAGGTTGAGCCTCGGGCATGTCTTTCATATTTCGCTTTGGACAAGCAAGGTTAATGCTGCGAAACCCGGCCCCGATATGTTCAGAGAAGCATGCCGGCGCGCGGGGGCACGCCCTGCGGAGACGGTGCATGTGGGCGATGAACCGGAGACAGATATTGTCGGCGCGCTGGCCGCTGGCCTTAAAACCGTGTGGATAAACCGCCACAGCCGCACCTGGACACATGCACAATCACCGCATGCGGAGATCCCTTCCCTGTGGGAACTGGAAACCCTACTGGCATCGTGGCAGAGCGCGAGTAGCTAACATGGTTGTAAAAACTTTCTTCCCGATTGCATTTCTGTTGATGTTCGTATTCCTTACAGCCTGCGGCCCAAGCATCAATCAGGAGAATTTTGATCGCATTCAACCTGGGATGGCAGAGATGGAAGTCCTCAATATCCTTGGTGAACCAACAGAGTCATCAAGTATGGCCATCGGCACGCTGTCGGGGACCACATCAACATGGGAAGACGAGAAAGGAAAGATCACCATTCAGTTCGTTAATGGAAAAGTCAAAGTCAAGAATTTTAAGAAATATAAGGATGCTTCTTCGTGACTCCAAGCGAAGCAACGCACAGACACAATAGGAATTGTCATTCGGCGCTTCTGCTAAATAGATCTATCCCGGTTTTTTATCACTGCTCCGAGACGAGGCGAGCGAGGATAAGACCGTGGAAGGAATCCCCGCCAGCACCCCGGAATAACCAACCCACGTGCTCGCCGCAGTTACCGCAGACCGCCACCTGCCAGCGGTAACCCGGGAACCAGGTGTACTCGTCCGTCGCGGGCCCGACATGACCACATCCCGACGCCTGGCGGAAACAACCGATGTGATAAGTAATGCCGTGTGGATTGGTATGGGTGTGCTCGTGGGAGCCGCTGACGGAAAAAACCTGGTCCTGAGTGGTGATTACATTGCCACAGGCACTACACAAAAGCCGGCGCCCCTTTCCTGTATCTTCTTCTTTCTCTTCAATCTCAATGAGCGCCTCGAGTTCGTCCTTCCCCCGGATATCGAAGAGCTGTAACACGCCTGCAGAACTCATATCAGCCTCATGCTCCAACCCGCTAAATCTACCTCACACCAACATTCTAATACCCACGATTGCCACGACAACGGCGAATAAACGCTGGAGTAACGGAACCGGCAAGGTGTGCGCAAGCCTTGCACCTAGCGGGGCAGAAAGGACGCTCGTGGCAGCGATCGCTACCACCGCGGGCCAGTAGACATAGCCAGTGCTTCCGGCGGGCAACGTTTCCTGGCCCCAGCTCACCGCAACCAGACCTGCCGTGCCCACAAGGGCGATGGGCACACCAATTGCGGCCGAAGTCGCCACAGCTTTACGAATGTTGACGTTGCACCATAGGAGAAAGGGCACCGTGAACGTCCCCCCGCCGATACCGAGCAGGGTGGAAAACGTACCAATGCCTGTGCCTGTGGACACCATGCCGACTGGTCCAGGTAGCTCGCGCTGCGGTGACGGACTCGCCACCAGGATTAGCTGGGTTGCCACGAACAACTGGAAGATCCCAAAAAAAATGCGCAGCACGTCGCTGGCAAGATGATCGGCTAATGCGGCACCCAGCACCGCGCCCAGGGCCACACCTGGTGCGAGCAGGTAGACGCTCTGCCACAACACCGCACCCCTTCGGTGATGGGCATAGGTCGAGGATAGCGCCGTAAAGATTATGGTCGCCAAAGAACTTGCCACTGCCATGTGCATGAGCCATTCAGCCGGATAGCCCTGCCACAGAAACAGAAAATAGAGTACCGGGACAATAACAAGCCCCCCGCCGATACCAAATAGTCCCGCCAACACGCCGGCAAGCGCACCGAGCAAGAGATAAAGGGTCAGGATTTCAAGAATACCGGGAGACGGCATGAAATTACGATATCATCCATAAAGCACATAGATTGCCTCGTTCTGGGCCATTGTACACAAGCCATTGCGAAAATTTGCCCATTAGCGCGACAGTACGGAAAGTTTCTGATGTGACGGGCTAAGAGAGCGTGGAGTCCGCTTCAATCAGCTGCGGATGCTCCCCGTGGGTACAGCACGGAATGCCGGCAACTTTTAACGAATCGATCAGTCTCAAGCTAGCGCTCACAGCCAACGGTTATGCAGATTCGAACAATAGGCATCCTCGGTGGTACAGGTTTTGTAGGTTCCCACCTTGTAAACCGCCTAACAAAAGACGGCTACCAGCTCCGCGTATTAACCCGTTCCCGGGAGCGACACCGAAACCTTTGGGTTTTGCCGACGCTGCAGCTCATCGAAGCGGATGTACATGACCCATTCCAGCTGAAGCAGCACCTTGATGGCTGCGACGCCGTTATCAATCTGGTGGCGATCCTGAACGAACGACGTCACGACGGAATCGGGTTCCGTCATGTGCATGTGGATCTGCCGCGGAAGATCATCGACGTCTGCAGGGAAAACAGGATAAAACGCCTTCTGCATATGAGCGCTCTTAATGCCGATGCAGAAAGTGGCCCAAGTTTCTATCTGCGCACCAAAGGCGAGGCAGAAGAGCTGGTGCACGAGGCGGCCGATGATAACCTAAAGGTGACAAGTTTCAGGCCTTCTGTGATCTTCGGTCCGGAAGACGACTTCTTCAATCGATTCGCCAAGCTCCTGAAGCTTACACCGATCTTCTTTCCGCTGGCCTGCCCCAATGCGCGCTTTGCGCCGGTGTATGTCGGGGACGTGACTGAGGCCATCGCGGGAATGATCGACACGCCCGGTAGCTTTGGCAAACGCTATAACCTTTGCGGCCCGCGCACGTACACATTGCGCGAGCTCGTCGAATACACGGCCAGTACATTACGCTTGCACCGCATCGTGATTCCTCTGAACGACCGTCTGTCCCGCATGCAGGCACGAACCTTGGAGTTTGTCCCGGGCAAACCCTTCTCAAGGGATAACTACCTTTCCATGCAGGTGGACAGCGTATGTCGCGGCAATGATCTTGAAGCGCTTGGAATCACGCCGGCGGCCCTGGAGGCGGTGGTGCCCCGCTATCTCACTGGCCGCTCCCAGGAAGCCCGTTTCCAGCGCTTTCGCAGCAGGGCAAGACGCAGTTGAAGATCTACCAGGTCGGCGGTGCCGTTCGCGATAAGCTGCTTGGGAAACCCGTGAAAGATCGGGACTGGGTGGTCGTGGGCGCGACCCCTGAGGAAATGGACGCCCTGGGTTATCAGCCCGTTGGCAAGGATTTCCCGGTTTTTCTTCATCCCGAAACCTACGAGGAGTATGCCCTGGCTCGCACCGAGCGCAAGACGGGCCCCGGGTACAAGGGCTTCGCCGTCCACTACGCCCCGGACGTCACCCTTGAAGACGATCTTGCGCGCCGTGACCTCACCATTAACGCCATGGCAGAGGACAGCGATGGGCGGCTCATCGACCCCTTTGGCGGACGCACCGATCTTGAAAACAAGATCCTGCGGCACGTCTCACCGGCCTTCATTGAGGACCCTTTACGGGTGCTGCGCGTGGCGCGATTTGCCACGCGCCTAGACTTTCAAATTGCGGACGAGACCCTTGCACTTATGCGCCAGATAGTGGAATCCGGTGAACTTGATCACCTGGTAGCGGAGCGCGTCTGGTCCGAGCTTGAACGCGCGCTCGGTGAAGCCCGCCCCGTGCGTTTTGTTGGGGTACTTAGAGACTGTGGCGCGTTAGAAACGCTCTTCCCGGATATCGAACGGCTGTTCGGTGTGCCCCAGCCACCCGAACACCACCCGGAAGTAGATACGGGAGTACATACGATGCTGGTGCTCGAACAGGCTGCGCGGCTTTCCAACGACAGACAGATCCGCTTTGCCGCACTCACCCATGATCTCGGCAAGGGCACCACGCCACCAGCTGAATGGCCGAAGCATACGGGGCATGAAGAACGCAGTGCGGAACTAATTCGCTTACTCTGCAAGCGCTACCGCATTCCGAACGCCTATCGGGACCTCGCCTTACTGGTTGCGCGATACCACGGGCGCTGTCACAGGGCGGCGGAGCTTCGCCCTGCGACCATGCTAAAGGCCCTGAAAGCGCTGGATGCATTTCGCAACCCGCAGCGCTTCGCGCAGTTTCTCCTGGCGTGCGAGGCGGATGCACGCGGACGCAAAGGCCTGGAAGAAAGAGACTACCCACAGGTGGAGATCTTTCGTAAAGCCTACATTGCTGCTTCAGAAGTCAATATCGATGCACTTGTGAGTGCGGGCTTGACGGGTAGGAAGATGGCAAGCGAGATCGAGCGTCTGCAAATCGAGGCAATTAAACAGGCGTCATCACCAAAGCCTTAATCGGATGCCGTGCGTACTGTCTGTTTACAGTATTATTGCGAACAGCACCAAGCCGAATGCAACCCTGTAAATCACGTATGGCAGCATGCCGGTGCGGTCAAGAAATTTAATAAAGAAATGAATCGTCAGATAGGCGCTAGCAAAAGCAATCAGCGTGATCAACGAAAATACCACGGGGTCTGATTGACTCTTTAGCGAGTACAGCTTGTAAATTTCATAGGCGCTTGCAAGCGCGATAATCGGTATGGCAAGCATAAAAGAAAAACGCGCCGCCGCCTGCCTTGTCAGCCCAAGCATCAAGCCCGCCGTCATTGTGATGCCTGCACGCGAAGTGCCGGGTACGAGAGCAAGCGCCTGCATGAGCCCAATGAGCAACGCATCCTTCAGTGTCACCGTATCTTCATCGCGGACCCTGCTCCCCTTGACATCAGCCAGCCAGAGAATGCCGCCGAAGACGATCGTCGTAGAAGCAATGATCAACGGGTCCCGGAATACGTTATCGGCGAAATCGTGCAACAGATAACCCAACACGGCCGCCGGGACGGTGGCGAGCAAGACAAGCCCAATTAAGCGGCGTTCTGGTGTTGCTGCCCTGCTCGCGTCACTGCCTGCTAGCGCCACTAAGCTTCCACGGATCTGTTTACGGAAGTAAATAATGACAGCGAGCAGCGTGCCAAGGTGGGCGGCGATATCATTGCCCAAGCCCTGATCCTCCCAGCCAACGAGATGCGGCAGGAGGGCCAGATGTGCGGAGCTGGAGATGGGTAGAAACTCCGTGATGCCCTGGATCAGGCCAAGGATGATTATCTGTTCAAGACTCACGGCAGCGTCCCTGACAACCGGTGTTCTTCTACCTTTCCCACGCTGCTGACGTTACAGCTTAGCGCGGTGATCCTGCACCGCGAAGCCTCGCAAGGGCATGTCTGAATTTTTCGCCAAGGCGATCACCTTAAAGCGTTCCCCCATCTCGCTCGGCAGAGTCAGTAACTTTACCTGTCGAGTAAGTTCCACAGCAGTACGGGTATCGCTCGGATCCGACGCCGTGAGCAGTTCATCGAGTCCACAGCCAAGTAAGAAGTGCGCTTGAGGTGTGAAACCCTGAACATCCAATCCAGCAGCGACCCCTGCTTCGGCGACGGCGGAAAAATCCACCCATGCGGTGATGTCCTGAAGACCAACAAAACGGAAGGGATCGGCATGGGCCCTGTGACGGTAGTGGCAAAGTAAGGTCCCCTCAGTACGTTGCGGATGATAGTACTCACGGCACGGGTAACCGTAATCGACAAAGAGGATCACCCCGACACTCAGCGCTTCAGCAATACCCCCGAGCCACATCGGCAAATTCAAGTTGAACTCGGTCGTGTAGCCATCCGGCAATCCGTGCAGCAGCTCGCCAAGATGTTGTTCGAAGGCACAAGCTAGCCCAGGTTCCGGTCCTTGCGCGAGCCACCTAAAGCCACCCGATTTGACCGACACACAGAGCTCTTGGATCCCGGCTGAATTAACCCGCAACCGGTGCACAGGCAAGGCGTCGAGCAACTCTGTGCCCAGGATCACCCCCCTCAGAGGGTCCCGCGGCAGGGAATCAAGCCAGCGGATCTGCCCCGAGAGGTGTGGGGCGCGTTCACCAATCACCGCCTTTTGCCGCGCCCTTAGGTCCCCACTGACCTCAAGAATAAGGTATTGCTTCGGCAGCGAGCCGAGCCTCTCAAGCTCAAGGAGTACGTCGGTTGCCATCGCACCGCTGCCCGCACCGAGCTCGAGAATACTCCCATCGTCGAGCGACTGTAGTACCTGCTGACACTGATGCGCCAGGCAGCGCGAAAAGAGTGGTGAAATTTCCGGCGCAGTGACGAAGTCGCCAAGGAAGCCGATCTTTTCAGAGCCCGCGCTATAGTACCCGAGGCCAGGCTCATACAGCGCCATCTCCATATAGCGCGCGAAACTTATCCTTCCGCCGTGGGAATCGATCTCGTCTTTTATTACTTGGACAAGGTGCTGACTGTGTGCCAACGCGTCACGATCCGGTTCCTGAAAATCGCCAAAAATATCAAAAAGCATGTTTTCCGCCATTGCCGGGCGCTTCATGAGACACAGGCTGTTACGGCACCGAACAGTGTCGCTGCGCTAAGGAAAGAAAGGATGCGCTTAAAGGCATGGATTGAATCATGGCGCCGCCAGGACATTCTTTTCCGCATCGGGTTTCAGCAACCAGTAGAGCGCGTAGGTCACCAGTATTGTGAACACGCCCGAAAAGATGACGTCACTCAAAAAGTGCGCCCCCTTCCCGATGCGCATAAGCCCAATCAGGCTTCCCAACGTTACTGCGCCGGCAATATAGAGCTTACGCCGTCTCCTCGCGAGCAACGCAAATGCGAGTGTCACAAACCCGATCGAGCAATCCCCACAGACGAAGGAACAATTTGTGTCGCACTGATCCGAAATGACAAATGCGGGCGTAAATTGTATATCGCCACCGAATTCACTGATGATAGCTGGCCTGGGTCGGCCGAAATGATCTTTAAAGATGACGTTTACAACCAAACCCAGGCCTAACACAAATGCGAGAAGTAGAAATACTAATGTGCGTTGGTGCGGAAGATATGCACCAAGTTTGCTGGATAGCCAAGAAAAGGCAAGAAAGATGAACAGCACAAACGCGATAATACACCCCAATTTACTAATCACGATGTGAAGAAAATCGAAAAAATGATTATTGAAAAGAATCACCCTTTCCCGGATTATAAAAGAGGCCAGAGAAATCGATATCCTATTCCGGAAACAAGATAAAGATCAAAGCGGCAGCGAGTGATCCTCCTAAAAACAGACGCATTTCTTATTCATTTTCTTTGTAGGTCGTCAAGAAATCGACATAATATCTACAATAAGGCCAGAAAGAGCATGGACTAATCTACCGTGCAGCATCATACAGGACCGCTTGAAAACACGACAGCGCTTATAACGGGCGGGGCTCGGCGGATCGGCGCGGAGATCACGCGGGGTCTGCACGGCGCCGGCATGAATGTGGTAATTCATTATCGATCCTCAAAGGATGAAGCAACCGCTCTTCAGAAAGAACTCAATAAGGCACGTAACGGGTCAGCACATCTGTTGCAGGCCGACCTCCTTGCGCTCGACACACTGCAGGGTCTTTGCGAACAAGCCCACGGCGTCTGGGGCCGTCTTGACGCCCTAATCAATAACGCCTCAGCGTTTTATCCAACGCCAGTGAATGAGGCGACAGAGGCTGACTGGAATGAGATTGTCGGGGTCAATCTCAAAGTGCCGTTCTTTCTGGCGCAATGCGCCATACCTTATTTGCGGGAGGTCCGCGGCACAATTATTAATATCGCGGACATTCATGCAGAGCGCCCATTGAAAGACTACGTGCTCTATAGCACCGCAAAGGCGGGCCTGATTATGTTGACCAAAGCATTAGCAAAGGATCTCGCGCCCGATATTCGAGTGAATGGCATTTCGCCAGGCGCTTTCATATGGCCTGAGGGCATCAGTGAGGCTGCAAAAACGCAGATTGTTTCCAGAACGTTGCTGAAACGTCAGGGGCGGCCGTCTGAGCTTGCAAGCGCCGTGGTGTTTCTCATCCGTGACGCGGATTATATAACCGGCCAAGTAATCACCATAGACGGCGGTCAGACGCTGACACCTTAGGACACAGGCGGCTCATTCTCTGCCGCCCTGCTGATTGACAAGCGTGGGATTATCTAATCACGAAGCAGGAAACAACAATGCTTCTCAAAGGCTACTTGAAATCGGGCAGCTCGCCATCCAGCCACCACTTTCTCCCTTCTTCTTGATACCACCAGACTTGTTTGTCTGTTAACTTCCTTATGATCGCGTCGTCCTCATGATAGTAGCTGAACTCGACCGTCATCAATGATTCTGTTTGATCCGACGTCACAACGCTCTCTGTCATCACGTAGGACGTCACCCGGATTTTCTTGAGATATTCAATATCAATTGCTTCACGCTCACCGTTTCTAATATTCAGATGACCAGCAGCCTCATTGTATCGACCCCACCGCAATGCGGCCCAGTACTCATAGGTCGTGTACTGAAGATTGTCCAAGCGGTCTTTCTTTTCGAGCCCGCCACAGCTCAGCATCATGGCGCACAAAACGCACGCCGCAACGCATCTGGTCCAATGTATCCACCAATCGGAACATCCGCTCGGTACATCTTTCATCCTGCTACTCCGAATACTTGGAACTGTTCCCAAGGTAGTTAACCGCTTCACTCACCTCAGGCGTTTCCGTATAGAAAAGAGCACTTGCATCAACGCCGTTTGATTTGGTAGCACTGATTATCCCATTGCCCGGCCCATGCGCGTTAAGCCATGGAATAACGACGAACGCGAAAAGAGCAAGCGCCAGAACACCTCCAATCAACGCCGCCCAGGGACGAAGCCGGTCAGGGGTGAAATGTATTTCACTAACTCTTACCACCTGTTCCCACCATTCATTCCGATTTCGTTTATCCCTACAAAGACATTAAATCTGAGCAGTGATTTCCGGGAATACCACGAAAAACATAAGGTATGCCATGAGCAACGTTAGTGTCAGATTAAACGCTTGGCCACAGAGATAGAGGATAATCGGTTTGCCGCCCTTGAAATATTTTGCCAGCTGACGGAAATCTGTAGCGAGTCCGATGCTGACAAATGCCAAGCAGAACAACCATCCACGCCACACCCTGGTCCAGCCGCCGATCACTCCATTACTGATCATGGCAGCGCCTCTATCGCTCCCCATAGTGTCGTAGATAAGCGAGCATAATATCGATGCGACGATAAACCCTAGAACGAATTTAGGAAAGCGATACCAGATTTCCATTGCGCTGGGTTTCGCACCAGTCCGATCGCGCTCCACCTTTGTGACCCAGTACAGCGCAACTCCAAAGGCGATCACGCCGATCAGGATATTTTGGATCATCTTCACCGTAGCGGCCACATACAGCGCTTGATCGCCCAAGAACGCGCCCGCAGCCGCTACTGCGCCGGTAGCATCAATCGTGCCGCCCATCCAGGCACCCCCCAAAACGTGGTCCATACCAACAGCCTCAATGAAATTTGGCATTACGATCATCATGATCGATGTAAATATCAGAGAAATGCCAACTGCGAGCGTCAACTCTTCCTTCTTTGCCCGACTCGCAGCAGCTGTAGCAATGGCGGCCGATACACCGCATACCGACATATCTGCAGACAACGTGATGTTCAAGGTTTTCGACGGCATTTTCACAATCCGTTGTCCAAACCAGTAAGTCGTAATCAATACGATAGGCGTCACCACCCAGGCAACAAAGATCCCTGGGATCCCAATAGTCAAGATCCGCCCAAACAGGATCTCAGCTCCAAGCAATACCAAACCGGTTTTAATATAAAACTCTGTTCGCACCGCCGGCACGGCCCACTTGGGGGTACCGACGGTGTTACTTATCAATAAGCCGAGCATGATAGCCCAAGCTGCGTACCCAAATCCCGATGCCTTTATGTCAGCCTGGGCGGCGATGAAAAAGGCCAATACCGCGAGGAAGTAAACAAAGGCAAAACCTTTCGCAAAGGCCAATCCGTTGCCGCTTATTACTTGGACGCCAATCGCGAACAAAACACATATGCCGACGCCCGATGCGATCAGGTAGCCGATTTGATTGTAGGCCTTCACCTTGGCGCTCTTCTTCGCCTTTGCGTCCTTGCGTTTCTGTATGCGATAGTCCGGAATGGCCGCGTCAGCTGCGCTATTTAACTCAGCGTTTTCAAAGTGCGCAGCGCGCGCCACATCTTCGGCCCGCTGTACTTTCGCCTCAAGTTTCAATGTTTTCTCGTGTACGGCGTCATATTTACGAGCAGATACGTCGGATCGTGCAGCCGCTTGATTCTCGGTGAGTAGGAATGCATCTAAAGGATTGGACATCCACTGATGCGGTTTCCCGATCCACTTCTTGATCGCCTTGGCATAAGGCTCGTTCGTGGCTTTAAGCTTATGCTTTGCATCATTCGCCTCATACCACGCGAGCGTGTGAAATGGCGCGATCCCAGCTTCTCTTTGCATCGTGGCGTTGGTACTTGCGATTTTTTCTTCCAATTGCTTGGGGGGATTCGGCAGAAAAATAGCCAACCCGACGATGATCAAGAAAAAGCCAATCCAAATGGCCCAGTAATCTTCCGCCCGCCACAGATCACTCCACGGCGCTGGATTTCGCGTAACACTGGCGGACTGGCCTGGATCGTCTTCAGACGTCACTGTGATCCCCAGTATGATTCAAACTGACGAATGGCGTGTCGACCGGCCAGAGTTTCTGCCCGGTCTTGTCGAATGTATGCCATAAATCGGCAAATCGCTTGCGGTTCACGGGATGGCGCATGTCGCCTGCGATTTCCGCCAGCGGACAGAGTACGAAGGCATAACGGATAATGTCCCCCCGAGGCAATTCAAGACCATCTTCATTCACCACGAGATCGTCGTATAACAACAAATCGAGGTCTACGTTACGCGGAGCGTGCCGACACTCATGACGCTTGCGGTCAAAGCGATCTTCAATCGCACGCAGGGCATCGACGATGGAATTCGGTGTGAGATCGGTGTTGAAACCTACCACCAAGTTATAAAAGTTGTCCCCGTTCAGCCCCACTGGCCTGGTTTCATACACTGTCGAAAGCTCTAAGGGCCCAAAACAATTTGACAGTGATGCGATCCCCTTACGGATATGTATTTCCGGGTCAATGTTACTGCCAATGCCTATGTACACTTGCGCCATGTTACTCACGGCTCCCGCGTTCAATTACCACGCCCACATCACGGACACCACGGAGCGCGCCCTGTTTGTTAACGCGCAGACGCAACCATGGGACGCCGAATTCATTAACGAGCATTTCAGCAGTACGCTCTGCGAGGGTTTCCACAAGCTGGAACTCACTCTCACCGACGAAGGCCATCAAGCGTTTCGCCACCGTCTTATAATTCAGGGTATCTTCTACGGAATCGCTGGTTGCCGCCTTGCCTATGTCGGTACCGATGTCGACGTCCAACACCACCGTTTGTTTGACACGGCGTTCCCATTCATTGACCCCGATGATTGTCTCGATACGGAGATCGCGGAGATAGATAATATCCA
The Gammaproteobacteria bacterium genome window above contains:
- a CDS encoding asparaginase, which gives rise to MPLAVVTRGEATESVHYGSVAVVDRHGNLIHRAGSSDWLTFTRSACKPFQAVPLVAHEGFGALQLTRREIAVICSSHSGEPRHVKAVESILKKVGCSAKDLKCGIHTPLHYEARGKQPPGDAVFTALHNNCSGKHAGMLALCKLNGTPINGYVELSHPVQQLIWSAVSHYSEVAPSAMEIGVDGCGVPNFALPLRDVAYAYARLADQRTDRAYGHAHSVIYSAMSAYPEMVSGTKRLDLALTKEGKEKWVSKGGAEAVQCIGVRSRGIGVAIKIVDGGPRVLGAVTVEVLRQLRLLRGLKHAALERYVRPKITNHRGTVTGEIRTVFELL
- a CDS encoding DUF1499 domain-containing protein, giving the protein MFKLLMYVAVSVGLVGVLLVVGGLIANRLPLSVPPGLRDRLFTYMTTNVAETTEHNILPELRLRSYAMNADAMYGLVVGAIDALGWKVLSVSPRTKTINAMVVTRLWRFKDDVVIRVQPRPDGKSAVYVRSSSRVGKGDLGANARHVMDLYQWLDMKVPEPGSQQR
- a CDS encoding HAD family hydrolase; this translates as MPTSTRLSLGHVFHISLWTSKVNAAKPGPDMFREACRRAGARPAETVHVGDEPETDIVGALAAGLKTVWINRHSRTWTHAQSPHAEIPSLWELETLLASWQSASS
- the bamE gene encoding outer membrane protein assembly factor BamE; this encodes MVVKTFFPIAFLLMFVFLTACGPSINQENFDRIQPGMAEMEVLNILGEPTESSSMAIGTLSGTTSTWEDEKGKITIQFVNGKVKVKNFKKYKDASS
- a CDS encoding cereblon family protein; protein product: MSSAGVLQLFDIRGKDELEALIEIEEKEEDTGKGRRLLCSACGNVITTQDQVFSVSGSHEHTHTNPHGITYHIGCFRQASGCGHVGPATDEYTWFPGYRWQVAVCGNCGEHVGWLFRGAGGDSFHGLILARLVSEQ
- a CDS encoding sulfite exporter TauE/SafE family protein, coding for MPSPGILEILTLYLLLGALAGVLAGLFGIGGGLVIVPVLYFLFLWQGYPAEWLMHMAVASSLATIIFTALSSTYAHHRRGAVLWQSVYLLAPGVALGAVLGAALADHLASDVLRIFFGIFQLFVATQLILVASPSPQRELPGPVGMVSTGTGIGTFSTLLGIGGGTFTVPFLLWCNVNIRKAVATSAAIGVPIALVGTAGLVAVSWGQETLPAGSTGYVYWPAVVAIAATSVLSAPLGARLAHTLPVPLLQRLFAVVVAIVGIRMLV
- a CDS encoding complex I NDUFA9 subunit family protein; its protein translation is MQIRTIGILGGTGFVGSHLVNRLTKDGYQLRVLTRSRERHRNLWVLPTLQLIEADVHDPFQLKQHLDGCDAVINLVAILNERRHDGIGFRHVHVDLPRKIIDVCRENRIKRLLHMSALNADAESGPSFYLRTKGEAEELVHEAADDNLKVTSFRPSVIFGPEDDFFNRFAKLLKLTPIFFPLACPNARFAPVYVGDVTEAIAGMIDTPGSFGKRYNLCGPRTYTLRELVEYTASTLRLHRIVIPLNDRLSRMQARTLEFVPGKPFSRDNYLSMQVDSVCRGNDLEALGITPAALEAVVPRYLTGRSQEARFQRFRSRARRS
- a CDS encoding multifunctional CCA addition/repair protein, producing MKIYQVGGAVRDKLLGKPVKDRDWVVVGATPEEMDALGYQPVGKDFPVFLHPETYEEYALARTERKTGPGYKGFAVHYAPDVTLEDDLARRDLTINAMAEDSDGRLIDPFGGRTDLENKILRHVSPAFIEDPLRVLRVARFATRLDFQIADETLALMRQIVESGELDHLVAERVWSELERALGEARPVRFVGVLRDCGALETLFPDIERLFGVPQPPEHHPEVDTGVHTMLVLEQAARLSNDRQIRFAALTHDLGKGTTPPAEWPKHTGHEERSAELIRLLCKRYRIPNAYRDLALLVARYHGRCHRAAELRPATMLKALKALDAFRNPQRFAQFLLACEADARGRKGLEERDYPQVEIFRKAYIAASEVNIDALVSAGLTGRKMASEIERLQIEAIKQASSPKP
- a CDS encoding undecaprenyl-diphosphate phosphatase, translated to MSLEQIIILGLIQGITEFLPISSSAHLALLPHLVGWEDQGLGNDIAAHLGTLLAVIIYFRKQIRGSLVALAGSDASRAATPERRLIGLVLLATVPAAVLGYLLHDFADNVFRDPLIIASTTIVFGGILWLADVKGSRVRDEDTVTLKDALLIGLMQALALVPGTSRAGITMTAGLMLGLTRQAAARFSFMLAIPIIALASAYEIYKLYSLKSQSDPVVFSLITLIAFASAYLTIHFFIKFLDRTGMLPYVIYRVAFGLVLFAIIL